The proteins below are encoded in one region of Syntrophotalea carbinolica DSM 2380:
- a CDS encoding NupC/NupG family nucleoside CNT transporter, whose translation MFVVRGLLGLLALIIIAWLCSENRRRLPVKTLLAGLSFQILLALLLLKLPGFRGFFLSLNQLFLALDRATAAGTGLVFGYLGGGPLPFVETTPGSAFILGFRSLPLVLVMSALSALLFYWRVLPLVVRLLSGLLRRVLPIGGAVAVGAAANIFVGMVEAPLLIRPYLKTLSRSELFMVMTCGMSTIAGTMLVLYAGFLQHVIPDALGHILIASLISAPAAIVIAQVMVPPDGPPTDGGLATLEPADSAMDAVTRGTSEGLKLWLNILAMLIVLVALVYLANELLGLLPAMDGRALTLQRLLGWLLAPVAWVIGIPWQEATTAGSLLGTKVILNELLAYLDMARLPAAALSERSRLILAYALCGFANFGSLGIMIGGMGTMVPERRSEIVNLGLKSIMAGTLATCMTGAVIGML comes from the coding sequence ATGTTTGTCGTACGGGGCCTGCTCGGTTTGCTGGCGCTTATCATCATTGCCTGGCTGTGCAGCGAAAATCGTCGCCGGCTGCCGGTTAAAACCTTGCTGGCAGGGCTGTCCTTTCAGATCCTGCTGGCCCTGCTGTTGCTGAAACTGCCGGGCTTTCGCGGTTTTTTCCTGTCTCTCAATCAACTGTTCCTGGCCCTGGATCGCGCCACGGCCGCCGGCACGGGGCTGGTTTTCGGGTATCTGGGCGGCGGCCCCCTGCCCTTTGTCGAGACGACTCCCGGCAGCGCGTTTATCCTCGGTTTCCGTTCCCTGCCCCTGGTGCTGGTCATGAGCGCCCTGTCGGCACTGCTGTTTTATTGGCGCGTTCTGCCGCTGGTGGTGCGGCTGCTGTCGGGCCTGCTGCGGCGGGTGCTGCCCATCGGCGGTGCGGTTGCGGTCGGCGCAGCGGCCAACATCTTCGTCGGCATGGTGGAGGCACCGTTGCTGATCCGCCCGTACCTTAAAACCCTCAGCCGCAGCGAACTGTTTATGGTCATGACCTGCGGCATGAGTACCATTGCCGGCACCATGCTGGTGCTGTATGCCGGTTTCCTGCAGCATGTCATTCCCGATGCCCTGGGGCATATTCTCATCGCGTCGCTGATCAGCGCGCCGGCCGCGATCGTCATTGCCCAGGTCATGGTCCCCCCCGACGGTCCCCCGACGGACGGCGGGCTGGCCACCCTCGAACCGGCTGACAGTGCCATGGATGCCGTCACCAGGGGAACCAGCGAGGGGCTCAAACTGTGGCTGAACATCCTGGCCATGCTCATCGTGCTGGTGGCGCTGGTCTACCTTGCCAACGAACTGCTGGGCCTGCTGCCCGCCATGGACGGACGGGCCTTGACCCTGCAACGGCTGCTCGGCTGGCTGCTGGCACCCGTGGCCTGGGTCATCGGCATCCCCTGGCAGGAAGCCACCACGGCCGGCAGTCTGCTCGGCACCAAGGTCATCCTCAACGAACTGCTGGCTTACCTCGACATGGCGCGACTGCCGGCGGCCGCCCTGTCGGAGCGCAGCCGTCTGATCCTGGCCTATGCGCTCTGCGGTTTCGCCAATTTCGGCTCGCTGGGCATCATGATCGGCGGCATGGGCACCATGGTTCCCGAACGGCGCAGCGAAATCGTAAATCTGGGGCTGAAATCGATCATGGCCGGCACCCTGGCTACCTGTATGACCGGCGCGGTGATCGGCATGTTGTAA
- a CDS encoding sugar phosphate nucleotidyltransferase, with the protein MKIILPVAGKGTRLRPHTHTRAKSLVQVAGKTVLEHIIERLKVLAADELIFITDENGQQIEAFMKRVFPDLNCSYIVQKDRLGPAHAVALADPRIAEGDDVLVVFNDTIFVTDLTRIPELCAEADGLIYSKEVEDYQRFGVNVIRNGIIVDMVEKPDTPVSRLAQVGLYYLKDANRFMQYLDQAIQAGDTVKGEFYLPAVFMRMVNDGLRFRAPEIDAWLDCGKPETLLETNRYLLEERHSCQGDLIDTVVIPPVFIADGVTVRGSIIGPYVSLATGTTVEASIVRDSIVNADCQVKDANLRFSILGNGVRLAGSPRRMNIGDDSLIEMDS; encoded by the coding sequence ATGAAAATCATTCTGCCGGTGGCGGGCAAAGGCACGCGACTGCGCCCACACACCCACACGCGCGCCAAATCCCTGGTGCAGGTGGCGGGTAAAACGGTTCTGGAACATATCATCGAACGTCTCAAGGTGCTGGCCGCCGACGAGTTGATTTTTATCACCGATGAAAATGGACAGCAGATCGAAGCGTTTATGAAACGCGTCTTTCCCGACCTGAACTGCAGCTACATCGTACAGAAGGATCGTCTCGGACCGGCCCACGCCGTAGCTCTGGCCGACCCCCGCATTGCCGAGGGCGACGATGTGCTGGTGGTCTTCAACGACACCATCTTCGTCACCGATCTGACCCGCATTCCGGAACTGTGCGCGGAAGCCGACGGTTTGATCTATTCGAAGGAAGTCGAGGATTATCAGCGCTTCGGCGTTAACGTGATCCGCAACGGCATCATCGTCGACATGGTGGAAAAACCCGACACGCCGGTCTCGCGCCTGGCCCAGGTGGGGCTGTACTACCTCAAGGATGCCAACCGTTTCATGCAGTATCTCGATCAGGCCATCCAGGCCGGCGACACGGTCAAAGGCGAATTTTACCTGCCGGCGGTGTTTATGCGCATGGTCAACGACGGCCTGCGCTTCCGCGCGCCGGAAATCGATGCCTGGCTCGACTGCGGCAAACCCGAGACCCTGCTCGAAACCAACCGTTACCTGCTGGAAGAACGCCACAGCTGCCAGGGCGACCTCATCGACACCGTGGTCATCCCGCCGGTCTTTATCGCCGACGGCGTGACGGTACGCGGCAGCATTATCGGCCCCTATGTCTCCCTGGCCACCGGCACGACCGTCGAGGCCAGCATCGTCCGCGACTCCATCGTCAATGCCGACTGCCAGGTCAAAGACGCCAATCTGCGTTTCAGCATTCTCGGCAACGGCGTGCGTCTGGCCGGTTCGCCGCGGCGCATGAATATCGGCGACGACTCGCTGATCGAAATGGACAGCTGA
- the hslO gene encoding Hsp33 family molecular chaperone HslO yields MKDHLVRVATQDGTLRATAAVTTELVDAICRRQGTDPTASVALGRLVTGTALMGSLLKGDQRLALMIEGNGPVKKLHAETDALGQVRGSVKEPISGIAPTETGFDVPAAIGRAGFLHVVKDLGLKEPYRGMVQLYSSEVAEDLAYYLTSSEQVPSTVALGVYLEKDGRISAAGGLLVQALPEGEEALIALLEERLVALPPITTLLRDGKGPRQIIEELFAGIPLGRNEETPLVFRCTCSRSQVLGMLKTLGEEELKDMAAKDEQTSVVCEFCKERYSFSSDEIKALIA; encoded by the coding sequence ATGAAGGATCATCTCGTCCGCGTTGCCACCCAGGACGGCACCTTGCGTGCCACCGCTGCCGTTACCACCGAACTGGTCGATGCCATCTGCCGGCGCCAGGGCACCGATCCCACCGCCAGCGTCGCCCTGGGGCGCCTGGTCACCGGCACGGCCCTCATGGGCAGTCTGCTCAAAGGCGACCAACGCCTGGCATTGATGATCGAAGGCAACGGGCCGGTCAAAAAACTGCACGCCGAGACCGACGCCCTGGGGCAGGTGCGCGGCTCGGTCAAGGAGCCGATCTCCGGCATCGCCCCCACCGAAACAGGCTTTGACGTGCCGGCTGCCATCGGCCGGGCCGGTTTTCTGCATGTCGTCAAGGACCTCGGTCTCAAGGAACCCTATCGCGGCATGGTGCAGCTCTACAGCAGCGAGGTTGCCGAGGATCTGGCCTATTATCTGACCTCCTCCGAGCAGGTGCCCTCCACCGTCGCCCTGGGGGTCTATCTGGAAAAAGACGGCCGCATCTCCGCCGCCGGCGGCCTTCTGGTGCAGGCCCTGCCCGAGGGCGAAGAGGCCCTTATCGCGCTGCTTGAGGAGCGCCTCGTGGCCCTGCCGCCGATCACCACGTTGCTGCGCGACGGCAAAGGCCCCCGGCAGATTATCGAGGAGCTGTTTGCCGGCATCCCCCTGGGGCGCAACGAAGAGACGCCGCTGGTGTTCCGTTGCACCTGCAGTCGTTCCCAGGTGCTGGGTATGCTCAAGACCCTCGGTGAGGAGGAGTTGAAGGATATGGCCGCCAAGGACGAGCAGACCAGCGTGGTTTGCGAATTCTGCAAGGAGCGTTACAGCTTCAGCTCCGACGAAATCAAAGCTCTGATCGCGTAA
- a CDS encoding ABC transporter ATP-binding protein, with protein MSDPNPIIRLQNIQKTFTLGDLDIDVLRGVSLDIGQGEFVALRGASGSGKSTLMHILGLLDRPTGGQYLLQGEDVAGLPDDRLSALRNRLFGFIFQTFYLIPYVSALENVILPGLYGATPARHLRQRAEELLGQVGLADRLHFRPGQLSGGQQQRVAMARALLNDPQVLLADEPTGQLDSATSTEIMALLRSIHSQGRTVILVTHDAATADYAEREVLLHDGLVQDH; from the coding sequence ATGAGCGATCCGAATCCGATCATCCGGCTGCAGAACATCCAAAAGACCTTCACCCTCGGCGACCTGGATATCGACGTGCTGCGCGGCGTCAGTCTGGATATCGGGCAGGGTGAATTCGTCGCCTTGCGGGGGGCTTCCGGGTCGGGCAAATCGACCCTGATGCACATCCTCGGACTGCTCGACCGCCCCACGGGCGGACAGTACCTGCTGCAGGGCGAGGATGTCGCCGGCTTGCCGGATGATCGCCTCAGCGCGCTGCGCAACCGACTGTTCGGCTTCATCTTCCAGACGTTTTATCTGATCCCCTACGTTTCCGCGCTCGAGAACGTCATCCTGCCCGGCCTCTACGGCGCCACTCCGGCGCGACATCTGCGCCAGCGGGCCGAGGAACTGCTGGGCCAGGTCGGTTTGGCGGATCGCCTGCACTTTCGCCCCGGGCAACTCTCCGGCGGCCAGCAGCAGCGGGTCGCCATGGCCCGCGCCCTGCTCAACGATCCCCAGGTATTGCTGGCGGACGAACCGACCGGGCAGCTCGATTCCGCCACCAGTACGGAAATCATGGCCCTGCTCCGGAGCATTCACAGTCAGGGGCGCACGGTCATTCTGGTCACCCACGACGCCGCTACGGCCGACTATGCCGAGCGGGAGGTATTGCTGCATGACGGCCTGGTCCAGGATCACTGA
- a CDS encoding efflux RND transporter periplasmic adaptor subunit: MVKRLKNKIILLAVLLIVSIGSYFGWLALHKKETVSVLATDVVSRGPVRQVLEQTGIVKTQVGAIVKIGTRATGTIEKMLVQVGDRVSRGQLVARIDNREIRAQVAEARAGLRTDEAELQRVRRIEPLNIEEAQAELALTRAQAEYLRSNYQRIRQLAAEGIVSQDELENAQQQAEVETRREAARQTALERLQQEYEENLRQAQLAVQSSRAKLDALQVRLSYTDIHSPIDGIVSQVTAQEGETIVAGLQVANLITVLDTSRLEMWIYVDETDIGQVSPGQQVEFRVDAYTDKVFPGTIQTVYPEPEIRDNIVYYKALVAIPKPEAAWLRPEMTTQVQIVVAEKDAVLRLPNAALKWVDGRQVVFLLPPDGKVREVHPELGLTGLLESEILQGLQEGDRVATQVVLAANGKKRKNKP; this comes from the coding sequence ATGGTAAAACGACTTAAAAACAAAATAATATTGTTAGCCGTATTATTGATTGTCTCTATTGGCAGCTACTTCGGATGGCTGGCGCTCCATAAGAAAGAGACCGTCAGCGTTCTTGCGACGGACGTAGTCAGTCGGGGACCGGTGCGGCAGGTACTGGAACAGACCGGTATCGTCAAAACCCAGGTGGGTGCTATCGTCAAAATCGGCACCAGGGCCACCGGTACCATCGAAAAGATGCTGGTGCAGGTGGGGGATCGGGTCAGCCGGGGTCAGCTGGTAGCACGCATCGACAACCGGGAGATCCGCGCCCAGGTGGCCGAAGCACGGGCCGGTCTGCGAACCGACGAAGCCGAACTGCAACGGGTGCGACGCATCGAGCCTTTGAACATCGAAGAAGCGCAGGCCGAGTTGGCGCTGACCCGCGCCCAGGCGGAATATCTGCGCAGCAATTACCAGCGCATCCGCCAATTGGCGGCGGAGGGCATCGTTTCACAGGACGAACTGGAAAACGCCCAGCAACAGGCGGAGGTTGAGACCCGTCGTGAGGCTGCGCGTCAAACCGCCCTCGAACGCCTTCAGCAGGAATACGAGGAAAACCTGCGCCAGGCGCAACTGGCCGTGCAGTCCTCCCGGGCCAAGCTGGACGCGTTGCAGGTGCGGCTGTCCTATACCGACATTCACAGCCCCATCGACGGCATCGTCAGCCAGGTAACCGCCCAGGAAGGCGAAACCATCGTCGCCGGGCTGCAGGTGGCCAATCTGATTACGGTGCTCGACACCTCGCGGCTGGAAATGTGGATTTACGTCGACGAAACGGACATCGGCCAGGTCAGCCCTGGGCAGCAGGTGGAATTCCGGGTCGACGCCTACACCGACAAGGTGTTCCCCGGCACCATTCAGACCGTCTACCCGGAGCCGGAAATCCGCGACAACATCGTGTATTACAAGGCGCTGGTCGCCATTCCCAAACCGGAAGCGGCCTGGCTGCGTCCCGAAATGACCACCCAGGTGCAGATCGTGGTGGCGGAAAAGGACGCGGTGCTGCGCTTGCCCAACGCCGCCCTGAAATGGGTCGACGGACGCCAGGTGGTGTTTCTGCTCCCCCCCGACGGCAAGGTGCGTGAGGTGCATCCCGAACTGGGTCTGACCGGCCTGCTGGAAAGCGAAATTCTGCAGGGACTGCAGGAAGGAGACCGTGTCGCGACCCAGGTGGTGCTTGCCGCCAACGGCAAAAAACGAAAGAACAAACCATGA
- a CDS encoding M20 family metallopeptidase, translating to MVTRWETLRSHLRRDRLHRLLWEMVEIYSPSGKEEDIQLFLEKTLQDAGLTVYREPLDETRFNLRCVLGAGEPDFYLVGHVDTVADWDLQETGPRQQGGTFHGLGSADMKAGCAAMVEAFLTLAENLPAEQQPSVGLLLVVGEEEDGAGSLAFLAERRPAWVVIGEPTGLQACCAHYGYVEVVLTTSGRRSHSCLPEQGHNAVESMLRVLLQLGRIPLLRKPDSGLVYSIREMNSSQAGFVVPDRCETWIDLHLAPTLDLDRTIATLRRRLDVARRHIPGLELEVEIPWASRSYDLGSDHWPGHALAELYPRLARPLAFTAFRSHSDGNLFYEKGTRPLLLGPGSLETAHTWDEQVPLEEVDLAAAIYLGLCLAAPGPRDGSLLFGGNEGTDDPEGRQSFA from the coding sequence ATGGTGACACGTTGGGAAACCTTGCGTTCGCACCTGCGTCGCGACCGTTTGCATCGATTGTTGTGGGAGATGGTGGAGATCTATTCCCCCTCGGGTAAGGAGGAGGATATTCAGCTGTTTCTCGAAAAAACCCTGCAGGATGCGGGTTTGACCGTGTATCGGGAGCCCCTTGACGAGACCCGCTTCAATTTGCGTTGCGTGCTGGGGGCTGGCGAACCCGATTTTTACCTGGTGGGGCATGTGGATACCGTGGCCGACTGGGATCTTCAGGAAACGGGGCCGCGTCAGCAGGGTGGCACCTTCCACGGGCTCGGCAGCGCCGATATGAAAGCCGGTTGCGCGGCCATGGTCGAAGCTTTTTTGACCCTGGCCGAAAACCTGCCTGCCGAACAGCAGCCGTCGGTGGGGCTGCTGTTGGTGGTGGGCGAAGAAGAGGACGGTGCCGGCAGTCTGGCTTTTCTCGCCGAACGCCGGCCCGCCTGGGTGGTCATCGGCGAGCCGACCGGCCTGCAGGCCTGCTGCGCGCATTACGGCTACGTGGAGGTGGTGCTGACCACCAGCGGGCGGCGCAGTCATTCCTGCCTGCCGGAGCAGGGCCACAATGCCGTGGAGTCGATGCTGCGCGTGTTGCTGCAGCTGGGCCGCATACCGCTGCTGCGCAAGCCTGACAGCGGTCTGGTCTACTCCATCCGCGAAATGAATTCATCCCAGGCCGGTTTCGTGGTGCCGGATCGCTGTGAGACGTGGATCGATCTGCACCTGGCACCGACTCTCGATCTCGACCGGACCATCGCGACTTTGCGGCGGCGCCTCGACGTGGCCCGTCGGCATATCCCCGGACTCGAACTCGAGGTGGAGATTCCCTGGGCGAGTCGCAGTTACGATCTCGGCAGCGACCATTGGCCGGGGCACGCTCTGGCAGAGCTGTATCCCCGTCTGGCACGGCCACTGGCGTTTACCGCCTTTCGTTCCCACTCCGACGGTAACCTGTTTTATGAAAAAGGCACCCGGCCTTTACTGCTGGGGCCCGGTTCGCTGGAGACCGCCCATACCTGGGACGAGCAGGTACCGCTGGAAGAGGTCGACCTGGCGGCGGCCATCTATCTGGGGTTGTGCCTGGCCGCACCGGGGCCGCGCGATGGGTCCCTGTTGTTTGGGGGGAATGAGGGTACGGATGATCCGGAGGGGCGGCAGTCGTTTGCATAG
- a CDS encoding GNAT family N-acetyltransferase: MTSQDVSAQNKLCVREMTIDDLPEVFHIGEEVFTAEFSPTLYRTWDEYEITTLFNSDTELCLVAEWEDRIVGFALGTTVEKQRGPWKYGYLVWLGVRPNVQKAKVGQGLFRELRRRMHDQGVRMIIVDTAADNEAAISFFRKQGFGNPREHVYLSLNLTRPRKK, translated from the coding sequence ATGACCTCACAGGATGTATCGGCGCAAAACAAGCTCTGCGTTCGCGAAATGACCATCGACGATCTGCCCGAGGTGTTTCATATCGGCGAGGAAGTGTTTACCGCCGAATTTTCTCCGACCCTGTACCGGACCTGGGACGAGTACGAAATCACCACGCTGTTCAACTCCGACACCGAACTCTGTCTGGTGGCCGAGTGGGAGGATCGCATCGTCGGATTCGCCCTCGGTACGACGGTGGAAAAGCAGCGCGGCCCGTGGAAATACGGCTATCTGGTGTGGCTCGGTGTGCGTCCGAATGTGCAAAAGGCCAAGGTTGGCCAGGGCCTGTTTCGCGAGCTGCGCCGCCGCATGCATGACCAGGGTGTGCGTATGATCATCGTCGATACCGCGGCCGACAATGAGGCGGCCATCTCTTTTTTCCGTAAGCAGGGGTTCGGGAACCCGCGCGAACACGTCTATCTGAGCCTCAATTTGACCCGCCCGCGCAAAAAATAG
- a CDS encoding phospholipase D-like domain-containing protein → MAPATSADGTNYAPTIDTPDAKAVMITSHGKYRFPWRSGNRFRLLVDGDRFFPAMEASIAEARRYVLVEMYLCESGQVTERFFRQLRAAAKRGVRVCVLLDAYGALGLRRSDRKRLTDAGAELAFYNPLRFFRWRSNLLRDHRKLLIVDGNIAFTGGTGLIDSFDPRIESGTWWHEVMLEVRGPCLADWQALFARTWNRWANSALSEVPGGAWQQSDGCQGRVTVQRGIKGRSEIMRSYVRQTRRARRRVWLATAYFVPSWKLRQVLRRSARRGRDVRLLLPGALSDHPAVWYMGRRYYHRLLKAGVRIFEYQPRFTHFKMLLCDDWLSLGSSNADAWNYRWNLEANQEVQDVDLSEQAASLLEADFARSVEIRLEDWVVRSWRKRLREWFWGKVQAFLGWFSDRDVTRQNLDREL, encoded by the coding sequence GTGGCACCTGCTACTTCCGCTGACGGTACGAATTATGCCCCGACAATCGATACTCCCGACGCAAAGGCCGTGATGATAACCTCCCATGGTAAATACCGTTTTCCCTGGCGCAGCGGCAACCGCTTCCGGTTGCTGGTCGATGGCGACCGGTTTTTCCCTGCCATGGAAGCCTCCATTGCGGAGGCGCGGCGCTATGTACTGGTGGAGATGTACCTGTGCGAATCGGGCCAGGTCACCGAGCGCTTTTTCAGGCAACTGCGAGCAGCGGCAAAACGCGGGGTACGGGTGTGTGTGCTGCTCGATGCCTACGGCGCCCTGGGGTTGCGCCGCAGTGACCGCAAACGGCTCACCGATGCCGGGGCGGAACTTGCTTTTTACAACCCCCTGCGATTTTTCCGCTGGCGCAGCAACCTGCTGCGGGACCACCGCAAACTGCTCATCGTCGATGGCAATATCGCCTTCACCGGCGGCACCGGCTTGATCGATTCCTTCGATCCGCGTATCGAATCCGGCACCTGGTGGCATGAAGTCATGTTGGAAGTCCGTGGTCCCTGTCTGGCCGACTGGCAGGCGCTTTTTGCGCGCACCTGGAACCGCTGGGCCAACAGCGCGCTGTCCGAGGTTCCCGGCGGCGCCTGGCAGCAGAGCGATGGCTGTCAGGGGCGCGTCACCGTGCAGAGGGGCATCAAGGGCCGTTCCGAAATCATGCGCTCCTACGTCCGCCAGACCCGCCGGGCTCGACGCAGGGTGTGGCTGGCAACGGCTTATTTCGTACCGTCCTGGAAATTGCGTCAGGTGCTGCGCCGCAGTGCCCGCCGCGGCCGGGACGTGCGGCTGCTGCTGCCCGGCGCCTTGAGTGATCATCCGGCGGTCTGGTACATGGGGCGGCGTTACTACCACCGTCTGCTGAAAGCCGGGGTGCGGATTTTCGAATACCAGCCGCGTTTTACCCATTTCAAAATGCTGCTGTGCGACGACTGGCTGAGCCTCGGTTCCAGCAACGCGGACGCCTGGAATTACCGCTGGAACCTGGAAGCCAATCAGGAAGTGCAGGATGTCGACCTCAGCGAACAAGCCGCGAGCTTGCTGGAAGCCGACTTCGCCCGCAGCGTGGAGATTCGGCTGGAGGACTGGGTGGTGCGTTCCTGGCGCAAACGGCTGCGGGAATGGTTCTGGGGAAAGGTGCAGGCTTTTCTGGGATGGTTCAGTGATCGTGACGTTACTCGACAGAATCTCGATCGGGAACTTTAA
- a CDS encoding DUF445 family protein, with the protein MELARPLYYRYDNQRPGHKQPVLPIEFREVLMSEALLKTLPYLAPPLLGAMIGYVTNYIAIRMLFRPLRAWRIFGVRVPLTPGIIPSKREELARRIGDMVGSHLVTSDEVAQALQRESFQLELRQAVAGKLGGLLDKELGPLCDLVPDKFKERFQELTETLRWKAVRGLFEYLESPAFKARLEAWLQEKSDALLAREPASLLGTLQRNALERHVRRKAVAWLQSDKVGRQAGQLVDEQLQKLLESSQPLRELVPDDLVDGVQRWIEGELPPLMERLLTLLQDPQVRQRLAERAQEAIAGFTESLGMMGGLVAGFLTPEKISEYLPGLLDRAGDEIGRCLAEEQTRRRIAEVIRERFDDLLEKSPADLLSKVPYGRIARIRRFVRARVVVTLRGAAAGKSLEALFDRMLDPLRQRTLGELLTDLLPTGGMPMARRALTERLRTAICSPAAQAALDRELAVLIENWLFEHPLGRLSARMSSEVRQELEDGLHAQLVQLLSREVPPLVDSLDVSRMVEDKVNSLDILAVESLLLGIMQEQFKYINLFGALLGGIIGTVNLLVMGSF; encoded by the coding sequence GTGGAGCTTGCACGGCCGTTATATTATCGTTATGATAACCAGCGGCCGGGCCACAAGCAGCCGGTCCTTCCTATCGAATTCCGCGAGGTGCTCATGTCCGAAGCGTTGCTCAAAACTTTACCCTATCTGGCCCCGCCCCTGCTGGGGGCGATGATCGGATACGTTACCAATTATATCGCCATCCGCATGCTTTTCCGGCCGCTGCGTGCCTGGCGGATTTTCGGCGTGCGGGTGCCCTTGACACCCGGCATCATTCCGTCCAAACGGGAGGAACTGGCGCGCCGCATCGGCGATATGGTCGGCAGCCATCTGGTGACCTCCGACGAGGTGGCGCAGGCGCTGCAGCGGGAAAGTTTTCAGCTCGAATTGCGCCAGGCGGTGGCGGGTAAACTCGGCGGATTGCTCGACAAGGAACTCGGCCCACTGTGTGACCTGGTGCCGGACAAGTTCAAGGAGCGGTTCCAGGAACTGACCGAAACACTGCGATGGAAAGCGGTTCGGGGTCTGTTCGAATATCTGGAAAGCCCGGCATTTAAAGCCCGCCTGGAAGCCTGGCTGCAGGAAAAAAGCGATGCCCTGCTGGCACGGGAACCGGCCAGCCTGCTGGGCACACTGCAGCGTAACGCCCTGGAACGCCATGTACGGCGCAAAGCCGTCGCCTGGCTGCAATCCGACAAGGTCGGTCGCCAGGCCGGCCAGCTGGTGGATGAACAGCTGCAGAAGCTGCTGGAATCGTCGCAGCCGTTGCGGGAACTGGTGCCGGACGATCTGGTCGACGGCGTGCAGCGCTGGATCGAAGGGGAGTTGCCGCCGCTGATGGAGCGACTGCTGACATTGCTGCAGGACCCGCAGGTGCGTCAGCGCCTGGCGGAACGGGCCCAGGAAGCGATTGCCGGATTCACCGAGTCCCTGGGCATGATGGGCGGACTGGTGGCGGGGTTTCTCACCCCCGAGAAGATCAGCGAGTACCTGCCCGGCCTGCTCGACCGGGCCGGTGACGAAATCGGCCGCTGTCTGGCCGAGGAACAGACCCGCCGGCGCATCGCCGAGGTGATACGGGAACGGTTCGATGATCTGCTGGAAAAATCCCCGGCGGACCTGCTGAGCAAGGTGCCTTACGGCCGTATCGCCCGCATCCGGCGTTTCGTACGGGCCCGGGTGGTGGTGACCCTGCGTGGCGCAGCGGCCGGCAAATCCCTGGAGGCACTCTTCGACCGCATGCTCGACCCCTTGCGCCAGCGCACCCTGGGGGAATTGCTGACGGACCTGCTGCCTACGGGCGGGATGCCCATGGCGCGGCGCGCCCTTACCGAGCGTCTGCGCACGGCCATATGTTCGCCGGCAGCGCAGGCCGCGCTTGACAGGGAACTGGCGGTCCTGATTGAAAACTGGCTGTTTGAGCATCCCCTGGGACGGTTGTCGGCACGCATGTCGAGCGAAGTGCGCCAGGAACTGGAAGATGGCCTCCATGCCCAGCTGGTGCAGCTGTTGAGCCGCGAAGTTCCGCCGCTGGTCGACTCCCTGGATGTCAGCCGTATGGTCGAGGACAAAGTCAACAGCCTCGATATCCTGGCCGTGGAAAGCCTGTTGCTCGGCATCATGCAGGAGCAGTTCAAATACATCAATCTGTTCGGCGCGTTGCTCGGCGGCATTATCGGTACGGTGAATCTGCTGGTGATGGGGAGTTTCTAA
- the mnmH gene encoding tRNA 2-selenouridine(34) synthase MnmH, whose protein sequence is MSQRPYTPELFLQQATRHPVFDVRTPSEFRKGHIPGARNLPLFSDEERHEIGLLYKQQGREPAVLRGLEMVGPRLTEYIRQVQAVTDSRQVLVHCWRGGMRSASLAWLLGQVGYRVGLLQGGYKAYRKCVLADYEKPLQLLVLGGMTGSGKTEILHSLQQRGQQVLDLEGLACHRGSAFGALDDVEQPTTEQFENDVHAVLQTLQPEQPIWVEDESRRIGSVIVNDGLFRQMRNAPLVCIHVSREARVERLCNDYGSVSPEKLAGAVSNISKRLGGEKTRLALQAIADGDYATATHAVLDYYDKTYLYGISKRNPDRVMDLDPTPESPGAIAAALGKIARDVQL, encoded by the coding sequence ATGAGCCAACGGCCGTACACTCCCGAACTTTTTTTGCAGCAGGCAACCCGACATCCGGTATTCGATGTCCGTACTCCTTCCGAGTTCCGCAAGGGCCATATTCCCGGTGCCCGGAACCTGCCGCTGTTTTCCGATGAAGAAAGACACGAAATCGGCCTGCTGTACAAACAGCAGGGCCGGGAGCCGGCGGTGCTGCGCGGATTGGAGATGGTCGGACCGCGCCTGACGGAATATATCCGGCAGGTTCAGGCCGTCACCGATTCCAGACAGGTTCTGGTGCATTGCTGGCGCGGCGGCATGCGCAGCGCATCGCTGGCCTGGCTGTTGGGCCAGGTCGGGTATCGGGTCGGATTGCTCCAGGGGGGCTACAAGGCTTATCGCAAGTGCGTCCTGGCGGACTACGAGAAGCCTTTGCAACTGCTGGTGCTCGGGGGTATGACCGGTAGCGGTAAAACCGAGATTCTGCATAGTCTGCAACAACGGGGGCAGCAGGTTCTCGATCTCGAAGGTTTGGCCTGCCACCGGGGGTCGGCCTTCGGCGCGCTGGACGATGTCGAGCAACCGACCACCGAACAGTTCGAAAACGATGTCCACGCCGTGCTGCAGACCCTGCAGCCTGAGCAACCGATCTGGGTCGAAGACGAGAGCCGCAGGATCGGTAGCGTGATCGTCAATGATGGTCTGTTCAGACAGATGCGCAATGCGCCTCTGGTGTGTATCCATGTGTCGCGCGAAGCCCGGGTCGAACGTCTCTGCAACGACTACGGCAGTGTTTCGCCGGAAAAACTGGCCGGTGCGGTCAGCAATATCAGCAAGCGCCTCGGTGGGGAAAAAACCCGTCTCGCCCTGCAGGCCATCGCTGATGGCGATTATGCCACCGCCACCCATGCGGTGCTCGATTACTACGACAAAACCTACCTGTACGGCATTTCCAAGAGAAACCCGGACCGCGTCATGGATCTTGATCCCACCCCCGAATCTCCGGGCGCTATTGCCGCGGCGTTGGGTAAAATTGCGCGGGATGTGCAATTGTAG